GCTGGATCTGCCTGTTCGCCAGGGTTGTCCCCAAGGAGTATCTGGTCTTTCTAATACAGTAACCGATCCGAGTTGTGCCACCGGAGTGGGGTTGGTTTTACTTGCAGCCAACCAGGAATTCACTGCAAGTCCTCCTAAGCCGCCGACCAAGGGCTTCATGGACAGGTTGCGCTACTGGTTTGGAGAATTCTTTGAGATGTCCCGCTAGACTTTGCTACCAAATTTTGAGGAGGGTGGAGCCATGTTTGAACTGGAAATGGATAATGAGAGTTATGCAGATATAAAGGTTGTGGGTGTAGGTGGCGGTGGTAATAATGCGGTCAATCGGATGATCTTGGCTGGGTTACAAGGTGTAGATTTCATTGCCTTGAACACAGATGCCCAAGCGTTACTGATGTCTAATGCAAACCACCGCATTCGCCTAGGGGACAAACTAACCAAGGGACTTGGTGCTGGATCCGATCCGGAGATCGGCGAGAAGTCAGCCCAAGAAAGTAAGGATGAGATCCGGGCGGTGCTCGAGGGTGCCGATATGGTTTTTATTGCCGCGGGCATGGGTGGCGGCACCGGGACAGGCGGGTGTCCCATTGTGGCGGAGATTGCCAAGGAATGTGAGGCCCTAACGGTGGGCGTGGTAACCCGTCCTTTCTCCTTTGAAGGACGAAGACGGGCAAAACAAGCCGATGAGGGCATCAAGAAGCTAAAAGAACAGGTGGATACCCTCATCACAATCCCCAACGACCGCCTCTTGCAGGTGGTGGAGAAGAAAACATCCATGCTAGATGCCTTTTCCATTGCCGATGACATCTTGTTACAAGGGGTTCAAGGGATCTCCGACCTGATCACAGTGCCGGGGCTGATCAATTTGGACTTTGCCGACGTGCGGACTATTATGCTTAGTGCCGGTTCCGCATTGATGGGTATTGGCCGATCAAGCGGTGAGGATCGGGCGGTGCAGGCGGCAAGACAAGCCATTTCAAGCCCATTGCTTGAGGCTTCCATCGAAGGAGCTAAGGGCATTTTGCTCAATATTACAGGTAGCTCCAACCTGGGGCTTTTTGAGGTAAACGAAGCTGCCGAGATTATTGCCGAGGCTGCGGATCAGGATGCAAATATTATCTTCGGGGCCGTAATTGACGACTCCCTTCAAGATGAGATCCGGGTAACCGTGATCGCCACAGGCTTTGATGCTAAACAGGACATACCCAAACAAAAGGCCCGTCCTGCAGAAGTAGATTTTAGTGCGGTGGCCGGGGATGATGATTTAGATATCCCTGCCTTTTTACGACGCAGATAGGGTAATGCCGATTAGGTCGGCACTACTCCATCCGTCGCATCTCTTTTTGCAGCTTGCCGAGGATCTTCTTTTCTAGACGGGAGATATATGATTGGGAAATGCCCAAAAGGTCTGCTACTTCCTTTTGGGTTTTTTCTTTCTGGTGGTTTAGCCCAAACCTAAGCTCCATAATGGTTTGCTCCCGGGTGGTAAGCTTGCTTAAGGCCAAGGTCAGGAGTTTTCGGTCTACTTCCTCCTCAATAGATTTGCTCACATTGCTATCACAACCTAAGACATCGGAAAGCAGAAGTTCATTACCGTCCCAGTCGGAGTTTAGGGGTTCATCAATAGATATTTCCGCTCGGGTCTTGCTGTTACGCCGCAGGTACATCAGGATCTCGTTTTCGATACACCGGGAAGCATAGGTCGCAAGCTTAATATTCTTTGAGGGGTCAAAGGTATTAACTGCTTTAATTAGTCCGATGGTCCCAATAGAGACAAGATCTTCGATTCCTACTCCGGTGTTATCGAATTTACGGGCAATATACACCACAAGGCGAAGATTGTGTTCAATCAGGGCCCCCTTAACCTGTGGGCCTTCATCGTGCAGACGGCTCAGAAGGTCCCGCTCCTCATCGGGGGAGAGGGGAGCAGGTAGAGTCTCCGAGCTACCAATGTAATGGATCTCGCCGGGACGAAATCCGAGCCAAGCTAGAAAACGGATCAACAGAAATTGTAGATAGATTCTGAGCTTAGTAATTGGTTGCATTGACCGCTTTGCCTCCTTCCCGGGGTCCTAAGGTCTGGGCGGGTTTTTCCAAAGTCATCTTGAGTACGTCCGGGTGGATTAACGCCTGGTAGCTTTGATCCTGGGCAAGACGCTGGCACGTTAGTGCCACGACTACGCTATCTATGGGTATGGTTGTTTTGCCCGCATCTACCCAGAGGGCATCGGGACGAAACCCCACTAGCAGTCCACTCTCCTTCCCTAGGGAAGAGAAGGGGATACAGCGAAACCGGGTGGACCACTCCTTATTACTGTGCAGGCGCTCAATACCTGCCAGATCACCTTTTCCTGTCCGCCGGACAAACTCCACAGCTTCCCTAGGCAGGATTCCCTCCAATACGTCAAGCTCCATGACCACCACTGGTACCTTACTAAAGGGATCCCGTAGGTTATTCCCAGTATCGAGCAGGGCAGTGCAGCTGGCTGTGGCAGGACCGAATTGGACCTGGATTTTAGTTTTATAGACCCGTTGGTACAGCTGATCCTGGATGACCCCCCACCCTAGTTCCGCCACCAGTAGAATAGAGAAAACCGAGGCGAGCATCCCCCAGACCATATTGGGGTCTTGGGGTGTGCCAAATAGGAACAAAGCCGTAAGGGTGCCGGCTCCTCCACTGATCAGAAACACCAGATAAAAGTAAGCTAGAATGCGAAAGGTTCGGGCCCGGTTCTGTGGCAAGAAGCAAAGGCAGACCATCACAAGGGAGACCAAGAAAATTGTCAAAAGGGAACCGAAAAAGCCATAGTGGGGGATTGCTTGGTAATAACTTAGGCGAAAGAGGATAAAATATGTAGTACCAAAGGCGGCAGCTAAACTGATGCGTAATCGACTTGCCTTGGCCCGGGCAATTTCCTTAGTCGCCCAGAGTAACAGGTAATCGAATAGGAAATTGACAATTGCCCACAAGATTAACTGATCAATGTAGATCACTCGGATGTAGCTATTCATACGTCCAGCGCCCCTGTCCCAAAAAAGTCACCTATTATTAATAAATATTACCGTCCTATCAGATACATTCCTCCCTTAGAGATAAAAAGAATAAAGCCGGCCGAAGGTGGCAATAATGTGAATGCGGTGTTGAGGAGGGAGGGATGTCATGAAAATGCACAATAAAGTTGAAATCTGCGGGGTTAATACCTCGGAACTGCCGGTTCTGAAGAATGAAAAGATGCAGGAGCTGCTCAGACAAGTCAAGGAAGGGGACAACGATGCAAGACAGGAGCTCATCCGATGTAACCTCCGTCTAGTTCTCAGTGTGATCCAGCGATTCAGTAACCGGGGTGAGCATCTAGATGATCTGTTTCAAGTAGGCTGTATTGGACTAATGAAAGCAATAGACAACTTTGATTTGAGTCAGAATGTGAGATTCTCTACATATGCTGTACCCATGATTATTGGGGAGATTCGTCGCTATCTGCGAGATAATAATCCGATCAGGGTCTCTCGGTCCCTGCGGGATATTGCCTATAAAGCACTGCAAGTACGGGACCGATTAGCCAACAAGACCGGTGGGGAACCGACCCTCAGTCAGATCGCAGAGGAGTTAGGTGTACCTAGGGAGGAAGTGGTGTTTGCGCTGGATGCCATACAGGATCCCATCTCGCTGTTTGAACCCATCTATCATGATGGGGGCGATCCCATCTTTGTGATGGACCAGATCAGTGATGAGAAAGATGAAGATAGCAATTGGGTGGAAGGTATATCGATTAAGGAATGCCTATCAAGGCTTTCGGAACGGGAGAAGAAGATATTGACCATGCGGTTTTACGGTGGCAAAACCCAAATGGAAGTGGCCGATGAGATCGGCATTTCCCAGGCTCAGGTATCACGTTTGGAAAAGGCCGCCCTCAAAAACCTGCGTCGGCAGTTGAGTGTATAGGAGGTTAGGTAACCGTGGGAAAGACATTACGGATGAAAGTGGTGATCGGTAGCATGCTCCTATTGGTCATGGCTACTGTAGGTGTGTTGGCAAACTTGGTTTGGGAACCAACAGAGGATTTATC
The Limnochordia bacterium genome window above contains:
- the sigE gene encoding RNA polymerase sporulation sigma factor SigE, producing the protein MQPITKLRIYLQFLLIRFLAWLGFRPGEIHYIGSSETLPAPLSPDEERDLLSRLHDEGPQVKGALIEHNLRLVVYIARKFDNTGVGIEDLVSIGTIGLIKAVNTFDPSKNIKLATYASRCIENEILMYLRRNSKTRAEISIDEPLNSDWDGNELLLSDVLGCDSNVSKSIEEEVDRKLLTLALSKLTTREQTIMELRFGLNHQKEKTQKEVADLLGISQSYISRLEKKILGKLQKEMRRME
- the ftsZ gene encoding cell division protein FtsZ — translated: MFELEMDNESYADIKVVGVGGGGNNAVNRMILAGLQGVDFIALNTDAQALLMSNANHRIRLGDKLTKGLGAGSDPEIGEKSAQESKDEIRAVLEGADMVFIAAGMGGGTGTGGCPIVAEIAKECEALTVGVVTRPFSFEGRRRAKQADEGIKKLKEQVDTLITIPNDRLLQVVEKKTSMLDAFSIADDILLQGVQGISDLITVPGLINLDFADVRTIMLSAGSALMGIGRSSGEDRAVQAARQAISSPLLEASIEGAKGILLNITGSSNLGLFEVNEAAEIIAEAADQDANIIFGAVIDDSLQDEIRVTVIATGFDAKQDIPKQKARPAEVDFSAVAGDDDLDIPAFLRRR
- the sigG gene encoding RNA polymerase sporulation sigma factor SigG produces the protein MKMHNKVEICGVNTSELPVLKNEKMQELLRQVKEGDNDARQELIRCNLRLVLSVIQRFSNRGEHLDDLFQVGCIGLMKAIDNFDLSQNVRFSTYAVPMIIGEIRRYLRDNNPIRVSRSLRDIAYKALQVRDRLANKTGGEPTLSQIAEELGVPREEVVFALDAIQDPISLFEPIYHDGGDPIFVMDQISDEKDEDSNWVEGISIKECLSRLSEREKKILTMRFYGGKTQMEVADEIGISQAQVSRLEKAALKNLRRQLSV
- a CDS encoding sigma-E processing peptidase SpoIIGA — translated: MNSYIRVIYIDQLILWAIVNFLFDYLLLWATKEIARAKASRLRISLAAAFGTTYFILFRLSYYQAIPHYGFFGSLLTIFLVSLVMVCLCFLPQNRARTFRILAYFYLVFLISGGAGTLTALFLFGTPQDPNMVWGMLASVFSILLVAELGWGVIQDQLYQRVYKTKIQVQFGPATASCTALLDTGNNLRDPFSKVPVVVMELDVLEGILPREAVEFVRRTGKGDLAGIERLHSNKEWSTRFRCIPFSSLGKESGLLVGFRPDALWVDAGKTTIPIDSVVVALTCQRLAQDQSYQALIHPDVLKMTLEKPAQTLGPREGGKAVNATNY